In a genomic window of Muntiacus reevesi chromosome 1, mMunRee1.1, whole genome shotgun sequence:
- the WIZ gene encoding protein Wiz isoform X5, whose protein sequence is MDGPLAGGLAAPDRPRGPERLPGPAPREDIEGGAEVAEGEGCIFRSTHYLPVTKEGPRDILDGRGGISVANFDPGTFSLMRCDFCGAGFDTRAGLSSHARAHLRDFGITNWELTVSPINILQELLATSAAERPPSPLCREAGVPPSGFLTSRRPRLPLTVPFPPTWAEDPGPAYGDGLGSEENAMVAMDLGSPPLHKKSLPVPGPLEQVANRLSSKMAAEVPHGSKQELPDLKAQSLTTCEVCGACFETRKGLSSHARSHLRQLGVAESESSGAPIDLLYELVKQKGLPDTPLGLPPSLTKKSNSPKEIVAGAPRPGLLALAKPLDVPAVNKAIKSPPGFSAKGLAHPPNSPLLKKASLALAGSPTHKNPEDKSPQLSLSPRPASPKAQWPQSEDEGPLNLTLDSDGGRELDCRLCGAWFETRRGLSSHARAHLRHLGVSDPDAKGSPIDALHGLIRRAGVQTRLPLGRGALALLGRPPPAPAALSLPLPPPPAKRAKLKAKGAASPWGKQDLPAAAAAGIFWASDVEPSPLNLSSGPEPARDIRCEFCGEFFENRKGLSSHARSHLRQMGVTEWYVNGSPIDTLREILKRRTQSRPGGPPNPSGPSPKALAKVVSSGGPGSSLEARSPADLHLSPLAKKLPPAPGSPLGHSPTASPPPTARKMFPGLSSPSLPKKLKPEQMRVEIKREMLPGALHGEPHPSEGPWVAPREDMTPLNLSSRAEPVRDIRCEFCGEFFENRKGLSSHARSHLRQMGVTEWSVNGSPIDTLREILKKKSKPCLIKKEPPAGDLAPALTEDGPPTVAPGPMQAPLPLAPMAGRPGKPGAGPAQIPRELSLAPITGTKHSAPSYLGSVAGKRPLQEDRLLPAEVKAKTYIQTELPFKAKALHEKTSHSSTEACCELCGLYFENRKALASHARAHLRQFGVTEWCVNGSPIETLSEWIKHRPQKAGAYRSYIQSGRPFTKKFRSAGHGRDGDKRPPLGLAPGGLAAVGRSAGGEPGPEAGRAADSGERPLAASPPGAVKAEEHQRQNINKFERRQARPPDAAVARGSEEASDLHQKLEEVRQPPPRVRPVPALVPRPPQTSLVKFVGNIYTLKCRFCEVEFQGPLSIQEEWVRHLQRHILEMNFSKADPPPEEPQAPQAQTAAAEAP, encoded by the exons tGGCTAACTTCGACCCAGGCACCTTCAGCCTGATGCGCTGTGACTTCTGCGGGGCCGGCTTTGACACACGGGCCGGCCTCTCCAGCCACGCCCGGGCCCACCTGCGTGActttggcatcaccaactgggaGCTCACCGTCTCACCCATCAACATCCTGCAAGAGCTGCTGGCCACCTCGGCTGCTGAGCGGCCCCCCAGCCCCCTGTGCCGTGAAGCCGGGGTGCCGCCTAGTGGCTTCCTGACCTCCCGCCGGCCCCGCTTACCTCTTACAGTGCCCTTCCCACCCACCTGGGCTGAGGACCCTGGGCCAGCCTACGGAGATG GCTTGGGTTCTGAGGAAAACGCAATGGTGGCCATGGACTTGGGCTCCCCCCCGCTTCACAAGAAGAGCCTGCCTGTCCCTGGGCCCCTGGAGCAGGTGGCCAATCGGCTGAGCAGCAAAATGGCTGCAGAGGTTCCTCATGGCAGCAAGCAGGAGCTGCCGGACCTCAAGG CCCAGAGCCTGACCACCTGCGAGGTCTGCGGTGCCTGCTTTGAGACACGCAAGGGCCTGTCCAGCCACGCGCGCTCCCACCTGCGGCAGCTGGGAGTAGCTGAGTCGGAGAGCAGCGGTGCCCCCATTGACCTCCTCTACGAGCTCGTGAAGCAGAAGGGCCTGCCTGACACACCCCTTGGGCTGCCCCCAAGCCTGACGAAGAAGTCCAACTCGCCGAAGGAGATAGTCGCTGGAGCCCCACGACCTGGCCTGCTCGCCCTGGCCAAGCCCCTCGATGTCCCTGCTGTCAACAAGGCCATCAAGTCGCCTCCCGGCTTCTCAGCTAAGGGCCTGGCCCACCCGCCCAACTCCCCTCTCCTCAAGAAGGCATCGCTGGCCCTGGCGGGCTCCCCTACCCATAAGAATCCTGAGGACAAGAGCCCCCAGCTGTCCCTGAGCCCCCGGCCAGCCTCTCCAAAGGCCCAGTGGCCCCAGTCTGAGGACGAGGGGCCTCTGAACCTCA CTTTAGATAGTGACGGGGGCAGAGAGCTGGACTGCCGGCTGTGCGGTGCCTGGTTTGAGACCCGCAGGGGCCTGTCCAGCCACGCCCGCGCCCACCTGCGCCACCTGGGCGTCAGCGACCCGGATGCCAAGGGATCCCCCATAGACGCGCTCCACGGGCTCATCCGGAGGGCCGGCGTCCAGACCCGCCTCCCACTCGGGCGGGGCGCCCTGGCCCTGCTGGGGCGGCCGCCTCCCGCTCCTGCGGCCCTCtccttgcccctccccccaccgccgGCCAAGAGGGCCAAGCTGAAGGCCAAGGGTGCGGCCAGCCCCTGGGGGAAGCAGGACCTCCCGGCCGCCGCAGCCGCTGGCATTTTCTGGGCCTCTGATGTGGAGCCGTCTCCTCTCAACCTCT CCTCGGGCCCGGAGCCGGCACGCGACATCCGCTGTGAGTTCTGCGGAGAGTTCTTCGAGAACCGCAAGGGCCTGTCGAGCCATGCCCGCTCACACCTGCGTCAGATGGGCGTAACCGAGTGGTACGTCAACGGTTCACCCATCGACACGCTGCGGGAGATCCTCAAGAGACGGACCCAGTCCCGGCCTGGCGGACCCCCCAACCCATCAGGGCCTAGCCCCAAAGCTCTGGCCAAGGTGGTGAGCAGCGGAGGTCCTGGCAGCTCACTGGAAGCCCGCAGCCCCGCAGACCTTCACCTCTCACCCCTGGCCAAGAAGTTGCCGCCAGCACCAGGCAGCCCCCTGGGCCACTCACCAactgcctctcctcctcccacgGCCCGGAAGATGTTCCCAGGCCTCTCCTCACCCTCCCTGCCCAAGAAGCTGAAGCCTGAACAAATGAGGGTGGAGATCAAGCGGGAGATGCTGCCGGGGGCCCTTCATGGGGAACCGCACCCATCCGAGGGTCCCTGGGTGGCACCTCGGGAAGACATGACCCCCTTGAACCTGT CATCCCGGGCAGAGCCGGTGCGTGACATCCGCTGCGAGTTCTGCGGCGAGTTCTTCGAGAACCGAAAGGGCCTGTCAAGCCACGCACGCTCACACCTGCGGCAGATGGGCGTGACCGAGTGGTCCGTCAACGGCTCACCCATCGACACGCTGCGGGAGATCCTCAAAAAGAAATCCAAGCCATGCCTCATCAAGAAGGAGCCGCCGGCCGGCGACCTGGCCCCTGCCTTGACCGAGGACGGGCCCCCCACAGTGGCCCCTGGGCCCATGCAGGCCCCCTTGCCCCTGGCACCGATGGCTGGCCGGCCAGGCAAACCCGGAGCTGGGCCAGCCCAAATACCCCGCGAGCTCAGCTTGGCTCCCATCACTGGCACCAAGCATTCGGCCCCCAGTTACCTGGGCTCCGTGGCAGGCAAGCGGCCCCTGCAGGAGGACCGCCTCCTCCCCGCAGAGGTCAAGGCCAAGACCTACATCCAGACTGAACTGCCGTTCAAGGCAAAGGCCCTCCACGAGAAGACCTCCCACTCCT CCACTGAGGCCTGCTGCGAGCTGTGTGGCCTTTACTTCGAAAACCGCAAGGCTCTGGCCAGCCATGCCCGGGCACACCTACGACAGTTCGGCGTGACCGAGTGGTGCGTGAATGGCTCCCCCATCGAGACGCTGAGCGAGTGGATCAAGCACCGGCCCCAGAAGGCGGGCGCCTACCGCAGCTACATCCAGAGCGGCCGGCCCTTCACCAAGAAGTTTCGCAGCGCCGGCCATGGCCGCGACGGTGACAAGCGGCCGCCCCTGGGGCTGGCTCCTGGGGGCCTGGCTGCGGTGGGCCGCAGTGCTGGGGGTGAACCAGGGCCCGAGGCTGGCCGGGCCGCCGACAGTGGTGAGCGGCCTCTGGCGGCCAGCCCGCCAGGCGCTGTAAAGGCGGAGGAGCACCAGCGGCAGAACATCAACA AATTTGAGCGCCGGCAAGCCCGCCCTCCAGATGCCGCTGTGGCCCGGGGCAGTGAGGAGGCCAGTGACCTGCACCAGAAGCTGGAGGAGGTGCGGCAACCTCCGCCCCGGGTCCGACCAGTTCCTGCCCTGGTGCCCCGGCCCCCCCAGACGTCACTCGTCAAGTTTGTGGGCAATATCTACACCCTCAAGTGCAG GTTCTGTGAGGTGGAATTCCAGGGGCCCCTCTCCATCCAGGAGGAGTGGGTGCGGCACTTACAGCGGCACATCCTAGAGATGAATTTCTCCAAAGCGGACCCCCCGCCGGAGGAGCCTCAGGCCCCACAGGCACAGACAGCTGCGGCAGAGGCACCCTGA
- the WIZ gene encoding protein Wiz isoform X8, whose amino-acid sequence MDGPLAGGLAAPDRPRGPERLPGPAPREDIEGGAEVAEGEGCIFRSTHYLPVTKEGPRDILDGRGGISVANFDPGTFSLMRCDFCGAGFDTRAGLSSHARAHLRDFGITNWELTVSPINILQELLATSAAERPPSPLCREAGVPPSGFLTSRRPRLPLTVPFPPTWAEDPGPAYGDAQSLTTCEVCGACFETRKGLSSHARSHLRQLGVAESESSGAPIDLLYELVKQKGLPDTPLGLPPSLTKKSNSPKEIVAGAPRPGLLALAKPLDVPAVNKAIKSPPGFSAKGLAHPPNSPLLKKASLALAGSPTHKNPEDKSPQLSLSPRPASPKAQWPQSEDEGPLNLTSGPEPARDIRCEFCGEFFENRKGLSSHARSHLRQMGVTEWYVNGSPIDTLREILKRRTQSRPGGPPNPSGPSPKALAKVVSSGGPGSSLEARSPADLHLSPLAKKLPPAPGSPLGHSPTASPPPTARKMFPGLSSPSLPKKLKPEQMRVEIKREMLPGALHGEPHPSEGPWVAPREDMTPLNLSSRAEPVRDIRCEFCGEFFENRKGLSSHARSHLRQMGVTEWSVNGSPIDTLREILKKKSKPCLIKKEPPAGDLAPALTEDGPPTVAPGPMQAPLPLAPMAGRPGKPGAGPAQIPRELSLAPITGTKHSAPSYLGSVAGKRPLQEDRLLPAEVKAKTYIQTELPFKAKALHEKTSHSSTEACCELCGLYFENRKALASHARAHLRQFGVTEWCVNGSPIETLSEWIKHRPQKAGAYRSYIQSGRPFTKKFRSAGHGRDGDKRPPLGLAPGGLAAVGRSAGGEPGPEAGRAADSGERPLAASPPGAVKAEEHQRQNINKFERRQARPPDAAVARGSEEASDLHQKLEEVRQPPPRVRPVPALVPRPPQTSLVKFVGNIYTLKCRFCEVEFQGPLSIQEEWVRHLQRHILEMNFSKADPPPEEPQAPQAQTAAAEAP is encoded by the exons tGGCTAACTTCGACCCAGGCACCTTCAGCCTGATGCGCTGTGACTTCTGCGGGGCCGGCTTTGACACACGGGCCGGCCTCTCCAGCCACGCCCGGGCCCACCTGCGTGActttggcatcaccaactgggaGCTCACCGTCTCACCCATCAACATCCTGCAAGAGCTGCTGGCCACCTCGGCTGCTGAGCGGCCCCCCAGCCCCCTGTGCCGTGAAGCCGGGGTGCCGCCTAGTGGCTTCCTGACCTCCCGCCGGCCCCGCTTACCTCTTACAGTGCCCTTCCCACCCACCTGGGCTGAGGACCCTGGGCCAGCCTACGGAGATG CCCAGAGCCTGACCACCTGCGAGGTCTGCGGTGCCTGCTTTGAGACACGCAAGGGCCTGTCCAGCCACGCGCGCTCCCACCTGCGGCAGCTGGGAGTAGCTGAGTCGGAGAGCAGCGGTGCCCCCATTGACCTCCTCTACGAGCTCGTGAAGCAGAAGGGCCTGCCTGACACACCCCTTGGGCTGCCCCCAAGCCTGACGAAGAAGTCCAACTCGCCGAAGGAGATAGTCGCTGGAGCCCCACGACCTGGCCTGCTCGCCCTGGCCAAGCCCCTCGATGTCCCTGCTGTCAACAAGGCCATCAAGTCGCCTCCCGGCTTCTCAGCTAAGGGCCTGGCCCACCCGCCCAACTCCCCTCTCCTCAAGAAGGCATCGCTGGCCCTGGCGGGCTCCCCTACCCATAAGAATCCTGAGGACAAGAGCCCCCAGCTGTCCCTGAGCCCCCGGCCAGCCTCTCCAAAGGCCCAGTGGCCCCAGTCTGAGGACGAGGGGCCTCTGAACCTCA CCTCGGGCCCGGAGCCGGCACGCGACATCCGCTGTGAGTTCTGCGGAGAGTTCTTCGAGAACCGCAAGGGCCTGTCGAGCCATGCCCGCTCACACCTGCGTCAGATGGGCGTAACCGAGTGGTACGTCAACGGTTCACCCATCGACACGCTGCGGGAGATCCTCAAGAGACGGACCCAGTCCCGGCCTGGCGGACCCCCCAACCCATCAGGGCCTAGCCCCAAAGCTCTGGCCAAGGTGGTGAGCAGCGGAGGTCCTGGCAGCTCACTGGAAGCCCGCAGCCCCGCAGACCTTCACCTCTCACCCCTGGCCAAGAAGTTGCCGCCAGCACCAGGCAGCCCCCTGGGCCACTCACCAactgcctctcctcctcccacgGCCCGGAAGATGTTCCCAGGCCTCTCCTCACCCTCCCTGCCCAAGAAGCTGAAGCCTGAACAAATGAGGGTGGAGATCAAGCGGGAGATGCTGCCGGGGGCCCTTCATGGGGAACCGCACCCATCCGAGGGTCCCTGGGTGGCACCTCGGGAAGACATGACCCCCTTGAACCTGT CATCCCGGGCAGAGCCGGTGCGTGACATCCGCTGCGAGTTCTGCGGCGAGTTCTTCGAGAACCGAAAGGGCCTGTCAAGCCACGCACGCTCACACCTGCGGCAGATGGGCGTGACCGAGTGGTCCGTCAACGGCTCACCCATCGACACGCTGCGGGAGATCCTCAAAAAGAAATCCAAGCCATGCCTCATCAAGAAGGAGCCGCCGGCCGGCGACCTGGCCCCTGCCTTGACCGAGGACGGGCCCCCCACAGTGGCCCCTGGGCCCATGCAGGCCCCCTTGCCCCTGGCACCGATGGCTGGCCGGCCAGGCAAACCCGGAGCTGGGCCAGCCCAAATACCCCGCGAGCTCAGCTTGGCTCCCATCACTGGCACCAAGCATTCGGCCCCCAGTTACCTGGGCTCCGTGGCAGGCAAGCGGCCCCTGCAGGAGGACCGCCTCCTCCCCGCAGAGGTCAAGGCCAAGACCTACATCCAGACTGAACTGCCGTTCAAGGCAAAGGCCCTCCACGAGAAGACCTCCCACTCCT CCACTGAGGCCTGCTGCGAGCTGTGTGGCCTTTACTTCGAAAACCGCAAGGCTCTGGCCAGCCATGCCCGGGCACACCTACGACAGTTCGGCGTGACCGAGTGGTGCGTGAATGGCTCCCCCATCGAGACGCTGAGCGAGTGGATCAAGCACCGGCCCCAGAAGGCGGGCGCCTACCGCAGCTACATCCAGAGCGGCCGGCCCTTCACCAAGAAGTTTCGCAGCGCCGGCCATGGCCGCGACGGTGACAAGCGGCCGCCCCTGGGGCTGGCTCCTGGGGGCCTGGCTGCGGTGGGCCGCAGTGCTGGGGGTGAACCAGGGCCCGAGGCTGGCCGGGCCGCCGACAGTGGTGAGCGGCCTCTGGCGGCCAGCCCGCCAGGCGCTGTAAAGGCGGAGGAGCACCAGCGGCAGAACATCAACA AATTTGAGCGCCGGCAAGCCCGCCCTCCAGATGCCGCTGTGGCCCGGGGCAGTGAGGAGGCCAGTGACCTGCACCAGAAGCTGGAGGAGGTGCGGCAACCTCCGCCCCGGGTCCGACCAGTTCCTGCCCTGGTGCCCCGGCCCCCCCAGACGTCACTCGTCAAGTTTGTGGGCAATATCTACACCCTCAAGTGCAG GTTCTGTGAGGTGGAATTCCAGGGGCCCCTCTCCATCCAGGAGGAGTGGGTGCGGCACTTACAGCGGCACATCCTAGAGATGAATTTCTCCAAAGCGGACCCCCCGCCGGAGGAGCCTCAGGCCCCACAGGCACAGACAGCTGCGGCAGAGGCACCCTGA
- the WIZ gene encoding protein Wiz isoform X6, producing MAASTAQCRVTKAESKAAAGPRAGGARERAPAGAPPPGPPSPGPAALPAPPPPPPPPPPPPPPRDGPKAEPEPGPGPAPAPGLGSEENAMVAMDLGSPPLHKKSLPVPGPLEQVANRLSSKMAAEVPHGSKQELPDLKAQSLTTCEVCGACFETRKGLSSHARSHLRQLGVAESESSGAPIDLLYELVKQKGLPDTPLGLPPSLTKKSNSPKEIVAGAPRPGLLALAKPLDVPAVNKAIKSPPGFSAKGLAHPPNSPLLKKASLALAGSPTHKNPEDKSPQLSLSPRPASPKAQWPQSEDEGPLNLTLDSDGGRELDCRLCGAWFETRRGLSSHARAHLRHLGVSDPDAKGSPIDALHGLIRRAGVQTRLPLGRGALALLGRPPPAPAALSLPLPPPPAKRAKLKAKGAASPWGKQDLPAAAAAGIFWASDVEPSPLNLSSGPEPARDIRCEFCGEFFENRKGLSSHARSHLRQMGVTEWYVNGSPIDTLREILKRRTQSRPGGPPNPSGPSPKALAKVVSSGGPGSSLEARSPADLHLSPLAKKLPPAPGSPLGHSPTASPPPTARKMFPGLSSPSLPKKLKPEQMRVEIKREMLPGALHGEPHPSEGPWVAPREDMTPLNLSSRAEPVRDIRCEFCGEFFENRKGLSSHARSHLRQMGVTEWSVNGSPIDTLREILKKKSKPCLIKKEPPAGDLAPALTEDGPPTVAPGPMQAPLPLAPMAGRPGKPGAGPAQIPRELSLAPITGTKHSAPSYLGSVAGKRPLQEDRLLPAEVKAKTYIQTELPFKAKALHEKTSHSSTEACCELCGLYFENRKALASHARAHLRQFGVTEWCVNGSPIETLSEWIKHRPQKAGAYRSYIQSGRPFTKKFRSAGHGRDGDKRPPLGLAPGGLAAVGRSAGGEPGPEAGRAADSGERPLAASPPGAVKAEEHQRQNINKFERRQARPPDAAVARGSEEASDLHQKLEEVRQPPPRVRPVPALVPRPPQTSLVKFVGNIYTLKCRFCEVEFQGPLSIQEEWVRHLQRHILEMNFSKADPPPEEPQAPQAQTAAAEAP from the exons ATGGCCGCCTCCACCGCCCAGTGCCGAGTGACAAAAGCGGAGAGCAAGGCGGCGGCGGGGCCGCGCGCGGGGGGCGCCCGTGAGCGCGCGCCCGCGGGGGCGCCCCCGCCGGGCCCCCCGAGTCCGGGCCCCGCGGCTCttcccgcgccgccgccgccgcccccacccccgccgccgccgccgccgccgcgggacGGGCCCAAGGCCGAGCCGGAGCCGGGGCCCGGGCCCGCGCCCGCGCCGG GCTTGGGTTCTGAGGAAAACGCAATGGTGGCCATGGACTTGGGCTCCCCCCCGCTTCACAAGAAGAGCCTGCCTGTCCCTGGGCCCCTGGAGCAGGTGGCCAATCGGCTGAGCAGCAAAATGGCTGCAGAGGTTCCTCATGGCAGCAAGCAGGAGCTGCCGGACCTCAAGG CCCAGAGCCTGACCACCTGCGAGGTCTGCGGTGCCTGCTTTGAGACACGCAAGGGCCTGTCCAGCCACGCGCGCTCCCACCTGCGGCAGCTGGGAGTAGCTGAGTCGGAGAGCAGCGGTGCCCCCATTGACCTCCTCTACGAGCTCGTGAAGCAGAAGGGCCTGCCTGACACACCCCTTGGGCTGCCCCCAAGCCTGACGAAGAAGTCCAACTCGCCGAAGGAGATAGTCGCTGGAGCCCCACGACCTGGCCTGCTCGCCCTGGCCAAGCCCCTCGATGTCCCTGCTGTCAACAAGGCCATCAAGTCGCCTCCCGGCTTCTCAGCTAAGGGCCTGGCCCACCCGCCCAACTCCCCTCTCCTCAAGAAGGCATCGCTGGCCCTGGCGGGCTCCCCTACCCATAAGAATCCTGAGGACAAGAGCCCCCAGCTGTCCCTGAGCCCCCGGCCAGCCTCTCCAAAGGCCCAGTGGCCCCAGTCTGAGGACGAGGGGCCTCTGAACCTCA CTTTAGATAGTGACGGGGGCAGAGAGCTGGACTGCCGGCTGTGCGGTGCCTGGTTTGAGACCCGCAGGGGCCTGTCCAGCCACGCCCGCGCCCACCTGCGCCACCTGGGCGTCAGCGACCCGGATGCCAAGGGATCCCCCATAGACGCGCTCCACGGGCTCATCCGGAGGGCCGGCGTCCAGACCCGCCTCCCACTCGGGCGGGGCGCCCTGGCCCTGCTGGGGCGGCCGCCTCCCGCTCCTGCGGCCCTCtccttgcccctccccccaccgccgGCCAAGAGGGCCAAGCTGAAGGCCAAGGGTGCGGCCAGCCCCTGGGGGAAGCAGGACCTCCCGGCCGCCGCAGCCGCTGGCATTTTCTGGGCCTCTGATGTGGAGCCGTCTCCTCTCAACCTCT CCTCGGGCCCGGAGCCGGCACGCGACATCCGCTGTGAGTTCTGCGGAGAGTTCTTCGAGAACCGCAAGGGCCTGTCGAGCCATGCCCGCTCACACCTGCGTCAGATGGGCGTAACCGAGTGGTACGTCAACGGTTCACCCATCGACACGCTGCGGGAGATCCTCAAGAGACGGACCCAGTCCCGGCCTGGCGGACCCCCCAACCCATCAGGGCCTAGCCCCAAAGCTCTGGCCAAGGTGGTGAGCAGCGGAGGTCCTGGCAGCTCACTGGAAGCCCGCAGCCCCGCAGACCTTCACCTCTCACCCCTGGCCAAGAAGTTGCCGCCAGCACCAGGCAGCCCCCTGGGCCACTCACCAactgcctctcctcctcccacgGCCCGGAAGATGTTCCCAGGCCTCTCCTCACCCTCCCTGCCCAAGAAGCTGAAGCCTGAACAAATGAGGGTGGAGATCAAGCGGGAGATGCTGCCGGGGGCCCTTCATGGGGAACCGCACCCATCCGAGGGTCCCTGGGTGGCACCTCGGGAAGACATGACCCCCTTGAACCTGT CATCCCGGGCAGAGCCGGTGCGTGACATCCGCTGCGAGTTCTGCGGCGAGTTCTTCGAGAACCGAAAGGGCCTGTCAAGCCACGCACGCTCACACCTGCGGCAGATGGGCGTGACCGAGTGGTCCGTCAACGGCTCACCCATCGACACGCTGCGGGAGATCCTCAAAAAGAAATCCAAGCCATGCCTCATCAAGAAGGAGCCGCCGGCCGGCGACCTGGCCCCTGCCTTGACCGAGGACGGGCCCCCCACAGTGGCCCCTGGGCCCATGCAGGCCCCCTTGCCCCTGGCACCGATGGCTGGCCGGCCAGGCAAACCCGGAGCTGGGCCAGCCCAAATACCCCGCGAGCTCAGCTTGGCTCCCATCACTGGCACCAAGCATTCGGCCCCCAGTTACCTGGGCTCCGTGGCAGGCAAGCGGCCCCTGCAGGAGGACCGCCTCCTCCCCGCAGAGGTCAAGGCCAAGACCTACATCCAGACTGAACTGCCGTTCAAGGCAAAGGCCCTCCACGAGAAGACCTCCCACTCCT CCACTGAGGCCTGCTGCGAGCTGTGTGGCCTTTACTTCGAAAACCGCAAGGCTCTGGCCAGCCATGCCCGGGCACACCTACGACAGTTCGGCGTGACCGAGTGGTGCGTGAATGGCTCCCCCATCGAGACGCTGAGCGAGTGGATCAAGCACCGGCCCCAGAAGGCGGGCGCCTACCGCAGCTACATCCAGAGCGGCCGGCCCTTCACCAAGAAGTTTCGCAGCGCCGGCCATGGCCGCGACGGTGACAAGCGGCCGCCCCTGGGGCTGGCTCCTGGGGGCCTGGCTGCGGTGGGCCGCAGTGCTGGGGGTGAACCAGGGCCCGAGGCTGGCCGGGCCGCCGACAGTGGTGAGCGGCCTCTGGCGGCCAGCCCGCCAGGCGCTGTAAAGGCGGAGGAGCACCAGCGGCAGAACATCAACA AATTTGAGCGCCGGCAAGCCCGCCCTCCAGATGCCGCTGTGGCCCGGGGCAGTGAGGAGGCCAGTGACCTGCACCAGAAGCTGGAGGAGGTGCGGCAACCTCCGCCCCGGGTCCGACCAGTTCCTGCCCTGGTGCCCCGGCCCCCCCAGACGTCACTCGTCAAGTTTGTGGGCAATATCTACACCCTCAAGTGCAG GTTCTGTGAGGTGGAATTCCAGGGGCCCCTCTCCATCCAGGAGGAGTGGGTGCGGCACTTACAGCGGCACATCCTAGAGATGAATTTCTCCAAAGCGGACCCCCCGCCGGAGGAGCCTCAGGCCCCACAGGCACAGACAGCTGCGGCAGAGGCACCCTGA